GGGCGCGGGCCGTCAGGGTGCCCGGGTCGCCGGTGCGCGCGAGCAGATCGCCCAGCAGCTCTCCCCGTACCCGGTCCTCCGTCTCGGCGACCGACCGGCGCAACAGCATGAGCAGCGCGGTGACGACGCCGGCGCGCTCGAACAGCAGCCGGTCGGCGTCCGCGAGCCCCGCCCGGCCGGTCAGCGCGATGGAGCCGAGGAGTTCGGGCCCCGCGAGGACGGCGCAGACCCAGGTGCCGCCCAGCGGTACGGCCCGGCCCCTGGCCCGGGACGCCGACACCGCGGGGATCGGCTGCGGCAGCGGCTCGGTGCGGGCGCGGGCCAGTTCGGCGCCGTCCGCGTCATGGATGAGGATCCCGCCGTCCAGGATGTCGGCGAGGGCCGCCGCCACGTCGTCGGCGCCGCGGCCCTGGAGGACGAGGTCGGTGAGCTGGTCGTGGGCCTCCTCGGCGCGGCGCATCGCCTCGCTGTGCGTCCGGATGGTCTCCGACGCGGCGTTGAGGTCGACCAGCGCGGCCCGGGTCTCCTCCAGCAGCCGTGCCCCGTCGATGGCGATGGCGGCGTGGTCGGCCAGGGACGAGAGCAGCGCCACCTCGGTGGCGGTGAACTCGCGGGGCGCCCGGTCGGCCGCGTACAGCACCCCGATGACGCGGGCGCCGAGGCGCAGCGGCACCCCGAGGATCGCCCGCAGGCCCTCGTCCAGGACGGCGCTGTCGATGGTGGTGGTGTGGTGGAACCGGGTGTCGGCCTGGTAGTCCCCGGTGGCGTACGGGCGGGCGGTCTGGGCGACCAGTCCGCCCAGGCCCTCGCCCATGCCGAGCCGCACCCGCTGGAAGGCCTCGGCCACCGACCCGTCGGTGACCCGCATGTAGGTGTCGCCCGCGGCGTCGTCGTTGAGCGAGAGGTAGGTGACGTCGGTGCCGAGCAGCAGTTTCGCCCGGTGGACGATGGCCCGCAGGACGGCGTCCAGGTCGCGCAGGGCCGCCAGGTCGCTGGCCGTGTCGAACAGAGCGGTGAGCTGCGCCTCGCGCACCCGGTGCTGGCCGAGCGTGCGGCGGATGCGCAGGGCCACGGCGGCGGCCTCGGCGATCTCGGCCAGTTCGGCCGCGGTCGCTCCCGCCTGCCGGGCGGCGGCGGCCGGCCGGTCGAACTCCTCGGCCGCCGCACCCCGGGCCAGCAGGTCGAGCAGCCGGCGCAGGGCCGGAGCGGAGTGCTGGGCGGCCGGTGGTGTCACGCCGGTGAGCATACGGTGATCGCCTCCCGGGAGGGGCCGAGCGGGCAACGGGGGACAGCCCTCCCGCGCACCGCGCGGAGCGGTGCGCGGGAGGGCGTGGGATCAGTGGCCGAGGGGGACCGAGTCCTTGACGGCCGCGGCCGGCGCCGCCGGGACGGAGTCGTCGGGGCCGTCCTTGGTGAGGTCGCGGCCGCGGGTCTCCTTGGCCACCCAGACCGTCACCGCGGTGACCAGGGAGGCGAAGCAGAGATAGACGGAGATCGGGACGGAGGACCCGTAGTCCTGGAGCAGCTCCACCGCGATGAGCGGAGCGAGGGCCCCGCCGATGATCGAGGCGAGCTGGGAGCCCATCGAGGCACCCGAGTAACGGACCTTCGTGTCGAACATCTCCGAGATGAAGGCCGCCTGCGGACCGTACATCGCACCGTGCAGCAGCAGGCCGAGGGTGACGGCGAGAACGATGACGGGGAAGGACTTGGTGTCCAGGAGTGCGAAGAAGCCGAACGCCCAGAACGCCATGCCGACCGCGCCGATCAGCGTGACCGGGCGGCGGCCCAGCCGGTCCGAGAGCGCACCCCACAGCGGGATGGTGACGAAGTGCACCGCGGAACCGATCAGGACGGCGTTGAGTGCGTCGCTCTTGGACATCTCCAGGTGCACGGTCACGTAGACCAGCAGGAAGGCGGTGAGGATGTAGTACGAGATGTTCTCGCCGAAGCGCGTGCCGATCGCGAGGAGCACCTCGCGCCAGCTCTTGCGGAACACCTGGACGACCGGGGGCTGTTCCTTGACGCCCTGCTCGGCCGCGGCGGCAGACTTCCGCTGCGCCTCCAGGAAGACCGGGGACTCCTCGACCGAGATCCGGATCCACAGACCGATCATGACGAGCACACCGGACAGCAGGAACGGTATGCGCCAGCCCCAGGCGAGGAACGCCTCGTCGGACTGGACGGCGGCCAGCAGCGCCAGGACGCCGGTCGCCAGCAGATTGCCGCCGGGCGCACCGGACTGCGGCCAGGAGGCCCAGAAGCCGCGCCGTTCGTCGCCGCCGTGCTCGGAGACGAGCAGCACCGCTCCGCCCCACTCCCCGCCGAGGGCGAAGCCCTGGACCAGGCGCAGGACGGTGAGCAGGATCGGCGCCCAGACGCCGATGCTGGCGTGGGTGGGGAGCAGACCCATGGCGAAGGTCGCGCCGCCCATCATGAGCAGGCTGAGCACGAGGAGCTTCTTGCGCCCGATCTTGTCGCCGTAGTGGCCGAAGACGACGCCGCCGAGCGGACGGGCGGCGAAGCCGACCGCGTACGTCAGGAAGGCCAGCAGCGTGCCGACCAGCGGGTCGCTGCTGGGGAAGAAGAGGGTGTTGAACACGAGCGCGGCAGCCGAGCCGTAGAGGAAGAAGTCGTACCACTCGATGGTGGTGCCGACGAGACTGGCCGCCACGATGCGGCCGATCTTGCCCTGGGAGGGCTGGACGGAACTGGTGGAACCCATGGTGGAGTCACCGCGTTTCATTGGCAGGGCTGTCAGGGACGGGGGTGCGGGTCGGGGCGGGAGTCGCGAGCGGTGGCAGAGGTGCGAGCGGTGCAGAGGTACGAGCGGGTGGAGCGGTGCGAGCGGGTGGAGCCGGCGCCGACGGTGGGGGACCGTGGCGGATGGGGGTCAGTGGGCGCCCCAGCCCCCGTCGACGGGGAGCGAGACGCCGGTGATGTAGCCGGTGTGGGGGCCGCAGAGCCAGCGGCAGACCGCGGCGACCTCTTCGGGCTCGATCAGCCGCTTGATCGCGGACCGGTCCAGGAGGACGTCGGTGACGACCTCCTCCGGCGGGATCCCGTGCGCGGCGGCCTGGCCGGCGATCTGGCCCTCCACCAGCGGCGTGCGTACATAACCGGGGTTGACGCAGTTGCTGGTCACCCCGTGCGGGGCGCCCTCCAGCGCGGCCACCTTGCTCAGCCCCTCCAGGCCGTGCTTGGCCGCGACGTAGGCGGACTTGAAGGCGCTGGCCCGCAGCCCGTGCATGCTGGAGACGTTGACGATCCGGCCCCACCCCTCGGCGTACATGTGCGGGAGGCAGTGCCGCATCAGCAGGAAGGGGGCGGTCACCATCACTTTCTGGATCAGCTCGAAGCGGTCCGGCGGGAAGTCCTCGATGGCGGCCACGTGTTGCAGCCCGGCGTTGTTGACCAGAATGTCCACCCCGGTCGGCAGCGTCCCGATCGCCTCGGGTTCGGCCAGGTCCACGACGTGGGCCACGCCGCCGATCGCGGTGGCGACGGACTTGGCGCTCCCGGCCTCGCGGTCGACCACGTGAACGAGGGCGCCGGCGTCGGCGAGGGCCTCGGCGGTGGCCCGCCCGATGCCGCTGCCGCCGCCGGTGACCAGGGCGGTACGCCCCCTGAGGTCCACGGCCCCGGCGCCCGGCGCGGAGGAACCGGAAGCTGCGTGAGATTGGCTCGTCATGGCCGGAAACGCTAGACACACCCGACCGGACATCCCATGGTGCGGATCTCCACAGCGAGCGGGCGGAGCATGTCGGTCATCGCCACCCTGTGCGGGGGAGCGGCTACCCGTCCAGCGGGCAGCGGCCGAGCAGTTCGGCGGGCCCGGCTCCCGCGGGCAGCTTCAGGGTGCGGCGCGCGGCGATGGCGGCCGACCCCATAGCGGGGCCGGGAAGCATGGTGGTCGCGACGGTCCGGCGCGATGCTCTTCGGGGAATCCGGCCCGCGTGCGGAGCACGCCGGGTAGGGTCCGCGCATGGCCAAGGTGACCGTCAGTCTGGATGCCGAACTCGTCGTCGAAGTGATGGTGCTCGCCGGGGTCGGCAGCCCCCAGGACGCCGTCGAACTCGTCGTGCGCGACTACATCGCGCGCGGCCATCGCACCGAGGCCCTGGTCGCCGACCGCGAGGGTGCGGTGCGCGACGTGGAGATCAAGCCCGAGGCGCAGCAGGGCTGATCGCCGGGTCGGGGACCGGGCCGCGCACGGCCGATCGCCCCGTACGGGGCCACGCCCGGCACGGCCGATCGCCCCGTACGGGGCCACGCCCGGCACGGCCGATCGCTCCTCGCTCCCGCGCGGCCGGTCCTACCCGACCGGTTCGCCGTTCTCCAGTTCCACGGTCCCGTCGCCGGACGTCAGGACCTCCAGCGCCGCCCGGACCCTGCCCCCGAGCGTGCCGAGCAGAAAGCCGTCCAGATCGGCGGGCGCCACCAGCCGCCAGGACAGCAGTTCCTCCTCCTGGAGCCGGATCGCCGCCAGCTGGTCCGCCGTGAGCACCCCGCCGTCGTACAGATACGCCACGATCGGCGGGCGGCCGGGGCCCCGCGCCCAGTCCACGGCGAGCAGCCGCCCCGGCGCCACGTCGAGGCCGATCTCCTCCGCCGTCTCGCGCCGCGCGGCCTGCCGGGGCCCCTCGCCCGCCTCCGACTCGACGGTCCCGCCGGGCAGCGCCCAGCCCTCGCGGTAGTTCGGTTCGACGAGGAGGAGCCGTCCCTCCGCGTCACGGAAGAGCGAGGCGGCGGCGGACAGGACGCGGGGGAGCCCGGCGATGTACGCGGCGTAGTCGGCATCGGGAGTCGTCACGGCCGCCAGCGTAGTGGCGGCGGCCCGGCCCCGGGGTGCCGATCGCGCGACCGTGGACGGCCATGGGCAGATCAGGGGGCGTGCGGATAAGGTCGGGGCGGCGCGACTGCCTGTTCGAAAGCAAGGGATGCAAGGTGACGGACGGAGCAGAAATGGAGACCGCCCGCGTGCTCGTGGCGGCGGACAAGTTCAAGGGCTCGCTCACGGCCGTGCAGGTCGCGGAGCGGGTGACGGCCGGGCTGCGGCGCGTCGTCCCCGACGTGCCGGTCGAGACCCTGCCGGTCGCGGACGGCGGCGACGGCACGGTCGCGGCGGCGGTGGCCGCCGGATTCGAGCGCCGCGAGGCCCGGGTGACCGGCCCTCTCGGGGACCCGGTGACGGCGGCGTACGCGCTGCGCGGGTCCACCGCCGTGGTGGAGATGGCCGAGGCCTCGGGCCTCCAGCACCTGCCCGACGGGGTGTTCGCCCCGCTCACGGCCACCACGTACGGCTCGGGCGAGCTGCTGCTGGCCGCCCTGGAGGCGGGGGCGACGACGATCGTGTTCGGGGTCGGCGGCAGCGCCACCACGGACGGCGGCGCGGGCATGCTCGCCGCGCTCGGAGCCCGCTTCCTGGACGCGGACGGCAAGCCCGTGGGCCCCGGCGGCGGCCCTCTCGCGGAGCTGGCCGAGGCCGATCTCACGGGGCTCGACCATCGGCTGGCGGACATCGACCTGGTCCTGGCCAGCGACGTGGACAACCCGCTGACGGGACCCAAGGGCGCGCCCGAGGTGTACGGCCGCCAGAAGGGCGCGAGCGAGGAGGACATCGCGGTCCTCGACGCGGCCCTGGCGCACTACGCCTCGATCCTGGGCCCGGACACGGCGGCCCTGCCCGGCGCGGGCGCGGCCGGCGGCATCGGCTACGGGGCGCTCGTCGCCCTCGGCGCCCGCTTCCGCCCCGGCATCGAGGTGATGCTCGACGTGCTCGGCTTCGCCCCGGCGCTCGCCCGCGCCACGCTGGTCATCACGGGCGAGGGCTCGCTCGACGAGCAGACGCTGCACGGCAAGGCCCCGGCCGGGGTCGCCGCCGCCGCCCGCGCGGCCGGGATCGAGGTCGTCGCGGTCTGCGGCCGGCTCGCCCTGCCCCCGGAGGTCCTGGAGAAGGCGGGCATCCGCCGCGCCTACGCCCTGGCCGAGCTGGAACCGGACCCGGCCGTGTCCATGGCCCAGGCCGGGCCGCTGCTGGAGCGGGCGGCGGAGTCGATCGCGCGGGACTTCCTGCTGCGCTGACGCGGAGCGGTCGTCGGCGGATCCGGCGTCCGCGAAGCAGGTGTACGCGAAGCACACGTCCGCGAAGCACACGTCCGCGAAGCACGCGTACAGGAGGAGCACAGGGAGGGGCCCGGGGACAGACGCCGGGCCCCTTTCCGTACGCCGGGCTCTCCCGCGTTCGCGTGCCCCGCGTCCCCGCCCCGACCCACCTCACGGCGGCACCGACGACGACAGCCTCAGCACGTCCAGCGCCAGCACCAGATCGACCAGCTCACGTGGCCGGGACAGCGAGCGCGCGGTCAACCGCTCCAGCCGCCGCAGCCGGTTGAACACGGTGTTGCGATGGCACCGCAGCCGTACCGCGGCCCGCCCCACCGAACCCCCGCACTCCAGCCACGCCTCCAGCGTCCCCACCAGCACCGCGCGCTCCGCCGGAACCACCGCCAGCAGTGGACCGAACACCTCCGCGAGGAGCCGGGCCGACAGCTCCGGGCCGCTCACCAGCAGCGCCGTCGGCAGCCGCTCGTCGAGCCGTACGACCTCCCGGCTGCCGGGCGCACACGTCAGCAGCGCCGTACCCGCCAGCCGCCGTGCCGCGCCCAGCTGCGACGGTGAGCCCACCACCGGACTCATGCCTCCCGGCCCCGCACCGTGCTCACCGAGTCGCGCCACCGCCCCGGCCGGACCCGCCGCACCCAGCAGCACCACCGCGACGTCCCCGTCCCCCGCGCCGCACCACCACCAGCGCGCCCCGTCCGCGTCCGCGCCCTCCGCCACCGCGGCCTCCGGCACGGGCCCGCCCAGCACCACCACCGCGTAACGCCCCCGTTCCGGCAGCCCGAGGCCGCGCGCCGCACGCTCCACCAGGTCCGGCGGCGCCCCGCCCGCCA
The nucleotide sequence above comes from Streptomyces sp. NBC_01116. Encoded proteins:
- a CDS encoding helix-turn-helix domain-containing protein, which codes for MLTGVTPPAAQHSAPALRRLLDLLARGAAAEEFDRPAAAARQAGATAAELAEIAEAAAVALRIRRTLGQHRVREAQLTALFDTASDLAALRDLDAVLRAIVHRAKLLLGTDVTYLSLNDDAAGDTYMRVTDGSVAEAFQRVRLGMGEGLGGLVAQTARPYATGDYQADTRFHHTTTIDSAVLDEGLRAILGVPLRLGARVIGVLYAADRAPREFTATEVALLSSLADHAAIAIDGARLLEETRAALVDLNAASETIRTHSEAMRRAEEAHDQLTDLVLQGRGADDVAAALADILDGGILIHDADGAELARARTEPLPQPIPAVSASRARGRAVPLGGTWVCAVLAGPELLGSIALTGRAGLADADRLLFERAGVVTALLMLLRRSVAETEDRVRGELLGDLLARTGDPGTLTARARRLGVDLGGRHSVFVAHSEVAPRHRLLAAAARSAQARNGLAGLHHDHIVLVAPSDAPGPAARALAAELGQAVGFPVTVGSAGPATGPAELPHAHREADRCLAALRALGHTGSGGAVGDLGFIGVLLGDQADLGGYVHRTLGPVLDYDSRRGTDLVTTLDAYFAQGASLTRTKDLLHVHVNTVVQRLERIGRLLGQDWNTPARTLEIQLALRLHRLAKGL
- a CDS encoding MFS transporter, giving the protein MGSTSSVQPSQGKIGRIVAASLVGTTIEWYDFFLYGSAAALVFNTLFFPSSDPLVGTLLAFLTYAVGFAARPLGGVVFGHYGDKIGRKKLLVLSLLMMGGATFAMGLLPTHASIGVWAPILLTVLRLVQGFALGGEWGGAVLLVSEHGGDERRGFWASWPQSGAPGGNLLATGVLALLAAVQSDEAFLAWGWRIPFLLSGVLVMIGLWIRISVEESPVFLEAQRKSAAAAEQGVKEQPPVVQVFRKSWREVLLAIGTRFGENISYYILTAFLLVYVTVHLEMSKSDALNAVLIGSAVHFVTIPLWGALSDRLGRRPVTLIGAVGMAFWAFGFFALLDTKSFPVIVLAVTLGLLLHGAMYGPQAAFISEMFDTKVRYSGASMGSQLASIIGGALAPLIAVELLQDYGSSVPISVYLCFASLVTAVTVWVAKETRGRDLTKDGPDDSVPAAPAAAVKDSVPLGH
- a CDS encoding 3-hydroxybutyrate dehydrogenase: MTSQSHAASGSSAPGAGAVDLRGRTALVTGGGSGIGRATAEALADAGALVHVVDREAGSAKSVATAIGGVAHVVDLAEPEAIGTLPTGVDILVNNAGLQHVAAIEDFPPDRFELIQKVMVTAPFLLMRHCLPHMYAEGWGRIVNVSSMHGLRASAFKSAYVAAKHGLEGLSKVAALEGAPHGVTSNCVNPGYVRTPLVEGQIAGQAAAHGIPPEEVVTDVLLDRSAIKRLIEPEEVAAVCRWLCGPHTGYITGVSLPVDGGWGAH
- a CDS encoding type II toxin-antitoxin system VapB family antitoxin is translated as MAKVTVSLDAELVVEVMVLAGVGSPQDAVELVVRDYIARGHRTEALVADREGAVRDVEIKPEAQQG
- a CDS encoding NUDIX domain-containing protein translates to MTTPDADYAAYIAGLPRVLSAAASLFRDAEGRLLLVEPNYREGWALPGGTVESEAGEGPRQAARRETAEEIGLDVAPGRLLAVDWARGPGRPPIVAYLYDGGVLTADQLAAIRLQEEELLSWRLVAPADLDGFLLGTLGGRVRAALEVLTSGDGTVELENGEPVG
- a CDS encoding glycerate kinase, with amino-acid sequence METARVLVAADKFKGSLTAVQVAERVTAGLRRVVPDVPVETLPVADGGDGTVAAAVAAGFERREARVTGPLGDPVTAAYALRGSTAVVEMAEASGLQHLPDGVFAPLTATTYGSGELLLAALEAGATTIVFGVGGSATTDGGAGMLAALGARFLDADGKPVGPGGGPLAELAEADLTGLDHRLADIDLVLASDVDNPLTGPKGAPEVYGRQKGASEEDIAVLDAALAHYASILGPDTAALPGAGAAGGIGYGALVALGARFRPGIEVMLDVLGFAPALARATLVITGEGSLDEQTLHGKAPAGVAAAARAAGIEVVAVCGRLALPPEVLEKAGIRRAYALAELEPDPAVSMAQAGPLLERAAESIARDFLLR
- a CDS encoding PucR family transcriptional regulator translates to MRCGTRYGALLGPLLAGGAPPDLVERAARGLGLPERGRYAVVVLGGPVPEAAVAEGADADGARWWWCGAGDGDVAVVLLGAAGPAGAVARLGEHGAGPGGMSPVVGSPSQLGAARRLAGTALLTCAPGSREVVRLDERLPTALLVSGPELSARLLAEVFGPLLAVVPAERAVLVGTLEAWLECGGSVGRAAVRLRCHRNTVFNRLRRLERLTARSLSRPRELVDLVLALDVLRLSSSVPP